From a single Bryobacter aggregatus MPL3 genomic region:
- the accC gene encoding acetyl-CoA carboxylase biotin carboxylase subunit → MFQKILIANRGEIALRVICAAKDLGIKTVAVYSEADRHSLHVRFADEAVCIGPAKSARSYLDIPSVISAAEITNAEAIHPGYGFLSENDRFAEVCGMSGIKFIGPTPEVTRMMGLKQKARQVMKEAGVPVLPGSPEALTSAEEALDYAAKIGYPVILKAAAGGGGRGMRVVHSAEELPNLLAQAQNEAGAAFTVPDIYLEKYIGAPRHIEFQVLADEHGNVEVLGERECSIQRRHQKLIEEAPSPVMSPQLREETIAALKKALKAIGYRNAGTVEFLMDEQGKLYFIEVNARIQVEHPVTEMITGIDLVKSQIRIAAGERLEDILEGPIRLNGHAIECRINAEHPETFAPCPGKITGLNLPGGIGVRVDTAVYTDGVIPPYYDSLVAKLIVHGRDRTEAIARMKRALDMFVVEGIYTSIPLQRKIMDDEDFASGNFDTTFIARKLASIQKH, encoded by the coding sequence ATGTTCCAGAAAATTCTGATTGCCAATCGTGGCGAAATCGCCCTGCGCGTCATCTGCGCAGCCAAGGACCTTGGGATTAAGACCGTTGCGGTTTACTCCGAAGCGGACCGGCATAGCTTGCATGTCCGCTTCGCGGACGAAGCGGTTTGCATCGGTCCCGCCAAGAGCGCCCGCAGCTATCTCGACATCCCGAGCGTGATCAGCGCGGCTGAGATCACCAATGCCGAAGCGATCCATCCCGGCTATGGCTTCCTCAGCGAGAATGATCGCTTTGCCGAAGTCTGCGGCATGAGCGGGATCAAGTTCATTGGTCCGACGCCCGAAGTGACGCGGATGATGGGCCTGAAGCAGAAGGCGCGCCAAGTGATGAAGGAAGCCGGGGTGCCCGTGCTGCCCGGTTCGCCGGAAGCGCTGACCAGTGCCGAAGAAGCACTGGACTATGCCGCCAAAATCGGCTACCCGGTGATTCTGAAGGCGGCAGCCGGCGGCGGCGGACGCGGCATGCGTGTGGTCCATTCCGCCGAAGAACTGCCGAACCTATTGGCGCAGGCGCAGAACGAAGCTGGTGCAGCCTTTACGGTGCCAGATATCTATCTCGAGAAGTACATTGGCGCCCCACGGCATATCGAGTTCCAAGTGCTCGCCGATGAGCATGGCAATGTCGAGGTGTTGGGCGAGCGCGAGTGCTCGATCCAGCGCCGGCACCAGAAGTTGATCGAAGAAGCTCCTTCTCCTGTCATGAGCCCGCAGTTGCGGGAGGAGACCATCGCGGCCCTGAAGAAGGCGCTGAAGGCGATTGGCTATCGCAACGCCGGCACGGTGGAATTTCTGATGGATGAACAGGGCAAGTTGTACTTCATTGAAGTGAACGCCCGCATTCAGGTGGAACATCCGGTGACCGAGATGATTACGGGGATTGACCTGGTGAAGTCGCAGATTCGCATTGCAGCTGGCGAGCGGCTGGAAGACATTCTCGAGGGACCGATCCGCCTGAATGGACATGCCATTGAGTGCCGCATCAATGCCGAGCATCCCGAAACTTTCGCACCCTGCCCTGGCAAGATTACCGGCCTCAATCTGCCCGGTGGCATTGGCGTACGCGTGGACACCGCTGTCTATACAGACGGTGTGATTCCGCCTTATTATGACTCTCTGGTGGCAAAGCTGATCGTCCATGGCCGTGACCGTACTGAAGCGATCGCGCGGATGAAACGTGCGCTCGATATGTTTGTGGTGGAAGGGATCTACACTTCAATTCCGCTGCAGCGGAAGATCATGGACGATGAAGATTTCGCTTCGGGCAACTTCGACACGACCTTTATCGCTCGCAAACTCGCTTCGATTCAGAAGCACTAA
- the accB gene encoding acetyl-CoA carboxylase biotin carboxyl carrier protein translates to MNIEEIKELIRLADETGVAELEVQRGENRVRIQRAAVRQEVILAPSAAPVAPPPATAANAAPIAPKDNLYTIKSPIVGTFYESPSPEAGPFVKVGDPVTAKTTVCIIESMKLMNEIEAEVSGVVVAKLVENGKPVEYGEALFTIRPN, encoded by the coding sequence ATGAATATTGAAGAGATCAAAGAACTGATCCGGCTCGCCGATGAAACCGGCGTAGCGGAACTGGAAGTACAGCGTGGCGAGAACCGAGTCCGGATCCAGCGCGCGGCCGTCCGGCAGGAAGTGATTCTGGCGCCTAGCGCCGCTCCTGTGGCGCCGCCACCCGCAACTGCGGCAAACGCTGCGCCCATTGCGCCCAAGGACAACCTCTACACGATCAAGTCCCCGATCGTTGGGACCTTCTATGAGTCCCCGTCCCCCGAGGCCGGGCCCTTTGTGAAGGTGGGCGATCCGGTTACGGCGAAGACGACCGTTTGCATTATCGAATCGATGAAGCTGATGAATGAGATTGAAGCGGAAGTCTCTGGCGTTGTGGTCGCCAAGCTGGTAGAGAACGGTAAGCCTGTTGAATATGGCGAAGCACTGTTCACGATCCGGCCAAACTAA
- a CDS encoding M24 family metallopeptidase codes for MQNSSPNPSQLSLRTRVLRGLLAEKKVDAIVLSSLVNIRYYTAFTGSNALLLVDGKGLRLFTDPRYTTQAKEQVSCPVTVAKGPLLKALETKAKALKYKKIGFEDARASYGFSKALSAMGKLVPLGTSAERPRWVKSEEEIAAIRASVLLNSKAFANAMKRFKPGIREKDLATEIDYQQRKLGAEGPAFDTIVASGAHSALPHASPRDAKIEPGGFLLIDMGACLHGYMSDMTRTLGVGTMPEQAIRMYEAVLESQLDALAAIRPGRTAADIHAAAVKALKRHKLDKLFVHSTGHGLGLEIHEAPRLGKADQTVLEAGMAITVEPGVYQPGFGGVRIEDTVIVTESGVEILTPTPKGWTIVG; via the coding sequence TTGCAGAACTCCTCTCCAAACCCGTCTCAGCTGTCCCTGCGAACGAGAGTACTACGCGGATTGCTCGCCGAGAAAAAGGTGGATGCAATTGTCCTCAGTAGCCTCGTAAACATCAGATACTACACCGCTTTCACCGGATCGAACGCGCTGCTCCTGGTCGACGGCAAAGGACTCAGGTTGTTCACCGACCCCCGGTATACAACCCAGGCGAAGGAACAAGTCTCCTGCCCGGTTACGGTCGCCAAAGGGCCTCTTTTAAAGGCACTAGAGACTAAGGCGAAAGCCCTAAAATATAAGAAAATTGGCTTCGAGGATGCCCGGGCTTCCTATGGATTTTCTAAGGCCCTGTCGGCCATGGGGAAACTCGTGCCGCTCGGAACGTCTGCCGAAAGGCCCAGGTGGGTAAAGTCCGAGGAAGAAATCGCGGCAATTCGCGCGAGCGTCCTACTGAATTCCAAGGCATTCGCAAATGCGATGAAGCGCTTCAAGCCCGGCATTCGCGAAAAAGACCTGGCCACCGAGATCGATTACCAACAACGCAAGCTGGGTGCGGAAGGCCCAGCCTTTGACACGATCGTGGCCAGTGGTGCGCACTCTGCCTTACCTCATGCGAGCCCGCGGGATGCCAAGATCGAGCCGGGTGGCTTTCTGTTGATCGATATGGGTGCGTGTCTCCATGGCTATATGAGCGACATGACACGTACGCTGGGCGTCGGCACAATGCCGGAGCAGGCGATCCGGATGTATGAGGCGGTCCTCGAATCGCAATTGGATGCGCTGGCTGCCATTCGGCCGGGACGCACTGCGGCGGACATCCATGCGGCAGCGGTCAAAGCGCTAAAGAGGCACAAGCTCGACAAACTTTTTGTCCATTCCACCGGCCATGGACTGGGACTGGAGATCCACGAAGCTCCGCGGCTAGGCAAAGCAGACCAGACGGTGTTGGAAGCGGGAATGGCGATTACCGTCGAACCAGGCGTTTATCAGCCCGGATTTGGGGGCGTTCGGATCGAAGATACGGTGATCGTGACGGAAAGCGGAGTAGAGATTCTCACACCGACCCCAAAAGGTTGGACAATAGTAGGTTAG
- a CDS encoding PEP-CTERM sorting domain-containing protein (PEP-CTERM proteins occur, often in large numbers, in the proteomes of bacteria that also encode an exosortase, a predicted intramembrane cysteine proteinase. The presence of a PEP-CTERM domain at a protein's C-terminus predicts cleavage within the sorting domain, followed by covalent anchoring to some some component of the (usually Gram-negative) cell surface. Many PEP-CTERM proteins exhibit an unusual sequence composition that includes large numbers of potential glycosylation sites. Expression of one such protein has been shown restore the ability of a bacterium to form floc, a type of biofilm.) has protein sequence MSKRQVFPFSVVPGGTLDQKEVKAKVAIDPVVREHYKGIDFDKLKAFRLTRPATGYVSYRIGDRIFWTAKRLAFKPGEILLSDGVNVLRGRCGNRVSLQAKGPVQKNAEPSEAVLDAPSWDGPVFQAMVREANGQDSGLPFVLPNQMPNAIATMQHDLPDGLFPIAPSVLNSGPGMIGGGLPGGLSSGGQNESPVLESHPPFVYIATNPVFPPVPGIIINPQPPLEFPTGPEPIFYVPVPSTSTSVLFMPGPNPGVLPPTVQPPDWPVFPPGAPFPPIYEPPGTPIVPEVDPPIVVPPGENPIPDAPPPQVAPVPEPGTLLLVPAAAAWLFYLRRSAAAKAGS, from the coding sequence TTGTCAAAACGGCAGGTATTTCCTTTCTCTGTTGTGCCTGGGGGCACACTCGACCAGAAGGAAGTCAAAGCGAAGGTTGCGATCGACCCGGTGGTCCGGGAGCATTACAAAGGAATCGATTTTGACAAGCTCAAGGCTTTCCGGCTGACGCGGCCTGCAACCGGCTATGTTTCCTACCGCATCGGGGACCGTATCTTCTGGACGGCGAAACGTCTTGCTTTCAAACCCGGCGAGATTTTGCTGAGTGACGGTGTGAACGTGCTCCGCGGGCGCTGTGGCAACCGGGTTTCGCTCCAGGCGAAGGGGCCGGTTCAAAAAAATGCGGAGCCTTCAGAAGCTGTTCTCGATGCCCCGAGCTGGGATGGTCCTGTTTTTCAAGCCATGGTTCGCGAGGCGAATGGCCAGGATTCCGGTTTGCCTTTCGTGCTGCCGAACCAAATGCCGAATGCCATTGCTACGATGCAGCATGACTTGCCGGATGGTCTCTTTCCCATTGCTCCCAGCGTTCTTAATAGCGGACCCGGTATGATCGGCGGTGGGTTGCCTGGCGGCCTCAGCAGTGGTGGTCAGAATGAATCTCCGGTGCTTGAGTCGCATCCTCCCTTTGTCTATATCGCGACGAATCCCGTGTTTCCGCCGGTTCCCGGCATCATTATCAATCCGCAGCCGCCCTTGGAATTTCCTACTGGCCCGGAGCCCATCTTCTACGTTCCTGTGCCCTCAACCAGCACTTCAGTGCTCTTCATGCCCGGGCCGAATCCTGGTGTGCTTCCTCCCACCGTGCAACCCCCAGACTGGCCGGTTTTTCCGCCGGGAGCGCCGTTTCCTCCGATTTACGAGCCTCCTGGGACGCCAATCGTGCCGGAAGTTGACCCGCCGATTGTGGTTCCGCCTGGTGAAAATCCGATTCCAGACGCACCACCGCCGCAGGTGGCACCTGTCCCAGAGCCAGGGACTCTGTTGTTGGTACCCGCTGCGGCGGCGTGGTTGTTCTACTTGAGGCGGTCTGCGGCGGCCAAAGCCGGCTCGTAA
- the tpx gene encoding thiol peroxidase, producing MSDRVTTLHGNPLKLVGPELKVGDKAPNFELTGSDMKSVTLGDGGTVRIISVVPSLDTPVCDAQTKRFNDEIAKMEGVEVYTVSMDLPFAQSRWCSNFGIDKVKMLSDHKNASFGTNYGTLIEPLRFESRAIFVIDKNNVIQHVEYVSEMSEHPAYEPALAAADRLK from the coding sequence ATGTCTGATCGTGTTACGACTCTGCACGGCAACCCGCTGAAGCTGGTTGGCCCTGAATTGAAAGTGGGCGACAAAGCCCCGAATTTTGAACTCACCGGCTCCGATATGAAATCGGTGACTCTCGGCGATGGTGGCACGGTGCGCATCATCAGCGTCGTGCCGAGCCTCGACACCCCGGTCTGCGATGCGCAGACCAAACGCTTCAATGATGAGATCGCCAAGATGGAAGGCGTCGAAGTCTACACGGTCTCGATGGATCTGCCCTTCGCGCAGAGCCGCTGGTGCAGCAACTTCGGCATCGACAAGGTCAAGATGCTCAGCGACCACAAGAATGCCAGCTTTGGCACCAACTACGGCACGCTCATCGAGCCGCTCCGCTTTGAAAGCCGCGCGATCTTTGTCATCGATAAGAACAACGTCATCCAGCACGTCGAGTACGTCAGCGAGATGTCCGAGCATCCGGCTTACGAGCCGGCTTTGGCCGCCGCAGACCGCCTCAAGTAG
- a CDS encoding thioredoxin domain-containing protein: MNRLAGEKSPYLLQHANNPVDWRPWGEEAFAAARAEDKPIFLSIGYSTCHWCHVMERESFENESIAEVLNGDFISIKLDREERPDIDRIYMMFVQATTGSGGWPMSVWLTPDLKPFYGGTYFPPENRYGRPGFRTVLQQLANAWKTDRPRILDSTDSMLESLRHNNYSSPGEGVIDTRKVAETIYHGMSRSFDKNLGGFGAAPKFPRPVTLNFLLRHYLVTKTEDSLEMAVKTLQEMALGGMNDQLGGGFHRYSVDAQWFVPHFEKMLYDQAQLVNAYIEAYQLTGNKALAQTARETLDYVLRDLRHPEGAFYSAEDADSVIDPAHPHEKGEGAFYIWSWEELESIVGADRMPWFAKRFGIERNGNVHEDPHAEFTGKNILYLSNPDTDPLPEELRAKLLAARNQRVRPHLDDKVLTSWNALMISAFVTAGRALNEPRYLDAAIAATKFIEDKLLTANGILLRRYRDGEAAIPGFLDDYASFAYALIDLYEATANEHYIDLARKLAGDMTDLFEDHEAGGFYSTTEADANVLLRIKDDYDGAEPSGNSIAAQVLLRLGEDPEKTFRAFAKRMGTMPRMVGALLALPPRQIILEGEDVSEYRKVLDKRFLPFHRILYRPEGQKPGAYVCENFVCQLPVHNGSDLEALLNSTHV; the protein is encoded by the coding sequence CTGGCGTCCCTGGGGCGAAGAGGCCTTTGCCGCCGCGCGTGCCGAGGACAAGCCGATCTTCCTGAGCATCGGCTACTCCACCTGCCACTGGTGCCATGTTATGGAGCGCGAAAGCTTCGAGAACGAGTCGATCGCCGAAGTCCTCAACGGCGACTTCATCTCGATCAAGCTCGACCGCGAAGAGCGTCCCGACATCGACCGCATCTATATGATGTTCGTCCAGGCCACCACTGGCTCTGGCGGTTGGCCGATGAGCGTCTGGCTCACTCCAGACTTGAAGCCCTTCTACGGCGGCACTTACTTCCCGCCGGAGAACCGCTACGGCCGTCCCGGCTTCCGCACCGTGCTGCAACAGCTCGCCAACGCCTGGAAGACCGATCGCCCGCGCATCCTGGACTCCACGGACTCCATGCTTGAGAGCCTGCGCCACAACAACTACAGCTCACCCGGCGAAGGTGTCATCGATACGCGAAAGGTCGCCGAGACCATCTACCACGGCATGAGCCGTTCCTTTGACAAGAACCTCGGCGGCTTCGGAGCCGCGCCGAAGTTCCCTCGCCCCGTAACGCTGAACTTCCTCCTCCGCCATTACCTCGTCACCAAAACAGAGGACTCGCTTGAGATGGCCGTCAAGACCCTCCAGGAGATGGCGCTCGGTGGAATGAACGATCAACTCGGCGGCGGCTTCCACCGCTACTCGGTTGACGCGCAGTGGTTCGTCCCGCACTTCGAGAAGATGCTCTATGACCAGGCCCAACTCGTCAACGCCTACATCGAGGCCTACCAGCTCACCGGCAACAAAGCGCTCGCACAGACCGCCCGCGAAACCCTCGACTACGTCCTGCGCGACCTCCGCCACCCCGAAGGAGCTTTCTACTCTGCCGAAGATGCGGACAGCGTCATCGACCCGGCGCACCCGCATGAGAAGGGCGAAGGCGCCTTCTACATCTGGTCCTGGGAAGAGCTCGAATCGATCGTTGGCGCAGACCGCATGCCCTGGTTTGCCAAGCGCTTCGGCATCGAGCGCAACGGCAACGTCCACGAAGACCCGCACGCGGAATTCACCGGCAAGAACATCCTCTACCTGTCCAACCCCGACACCGATCCCCTACCTGAGGAACTCCGCGCCAAACTGCTCGCCGCCCGCAACCAGCGCGTCCGCCCGCATCTCGACGACAAGGTGCTCACCTCCTGGAACGCGCTCATGATCTCGGCCTTCGTCACCGCAGGCCGCGCCCTCAACGAGCCCCGCTACCTGGACGCAGCGATTGCAGCAACAAAGTTTATCGAAGACAAGCTACTGACAGCAAACGGAATCCTGCTCCGCCGCTACCGCGATGGCGAGGCTGCGATCCCCGGCTTCCTCGACGACTATGCGAGCTTCGCCTATGCGCTGATCGACCTCTACGAGGCCACTGCAAACGAGCACTACATCGACCTCGCCCGCAAGCTCGCCGGCGATATGACCGACCTCTTTGAAGACCACGAAGCCGGTGGCTTCTACTCGACCACCGAAGCCGATGCAAACGTCCTGTTGCGCATCAAGGACGATTACGACGGCGCAGAACCGAGCGGCAATTCCATCGCTGCCCAAGTGCTGCTCCGTTTGGGGGAAGATCCGGAGAAGACCTTCCGCGCCTTTGCCAAGCGCATGGGCACCATGCCCCGTATGGTTGGCGCTCTGCTCGCGCTGCCGCCGCGGCAGATCATTCTCGAAGGCGAGGATGTCTCCGAATACCGCAAAGTGCTCGACAAACGCTTCCTGCCCTTCCACCGGATCCTTTACCGGCCAGAGGGCCAGAAGCCGGGCGCTTATGTCTGCGAGAACTTCGTTTGCCAGTTGCCCGTTCACAACGGGAGCGATTTGGAGGCGCTGCTAAACTCTACTCATGTCTGA